From a region of the Streptomyces caniferus genome:
- a CDS encoding branched-chain amino acid ABC transporter substrate-binding protein has product MLILTTAVTTGALTLSACGSRGDDNKSGEGKSTVVIGLDAPTTGELSALGLGIRNSAQLAVDNANKAGEVKGVTFKLEALDDKALPNVGQQNATKLAADKDVLGVVGPLNSGVAQSMQQVSKQNNLTLISPANTTPDLTQGKDWKQNKRVRPFPTYFRTATTDEVQGAFDGQYAWEKMKVKKAYVIDDQKTYGVGLASSFKDQFSKLGGKIAGTEHVSPDDRDFKAVVSKVKSAKPDIVFYGGEYPASGPLSQQLKDGGVTAPLMGGDGMYSGDYIKLNKKAQGDYASSVGKPVEELPSAKKFIADYKAAGFKESYEAYGGSTYDSTWSIIQAVKKVVEGNDGKLPDDARKQVVDAMNKVTFDGVTGPIAFDKYGDTTNTMITAYQVDKGKWASRFSAEFKKFDKS; this is encoded by the coding sequence TTGCTCATCCTCACCACCGCAGTCACCACCGGCGCCCTCACGCTCTCCGCGTGCGGTTCGCGCGGCGACGACAACAAGAGCGGCGAAGGAAAGTCCACGGTCGTCATCGGCCTCGACGCCCCCACCACCGGCGAGCTCTCCGCGCTGGGCCTGGGCATCCGCAACTCCGCCCAGCTCGCCGTCGACAACGCCAACAAGGCCGGCGAGGTCAAGGGCGTCACCTTCAAACTCGAAGCCCTCGACGACAAGGCCCTGCCCAACGTCGGCCAGCAGAACGCCACCAAGCTCGCCGCCGACAAGGACGTCCTCGGCGTCGTCGGACCGCTGAACTCCGGCGTCGCCCAGTCCATGCAGCAGGTCTCCAAGCAGAACAACCTCACGCTGATCTCCCCGGCGAACACCACTCCCGACCTCACCCAGGGCAAGGACTGGAAGCAGAACAAGCGCGTACGCCCCTTCCCCACCTACTTCCGCACCGCCACCACCGACGAGGTGCAGGGCGCCTTCGACGGCCAGTACGCGTGGGAGAAGATGAAGGTCAAGAAGGCCTACGTCATCGACGACCAGAAGACCTACGGCGTCGGCCTCGCCTCCTCCTTCAAGGACCAGTTCAGCAAGCTCGGCGGCAAGATCGCCGGCACCGAACACGTCAGCCCCGACGACCGTGACTTCAAGGCCGTCGTCTCCAAGGTCAAGTCCGCCAAGCCCGACATCGTCTTCTACGGCGGCGAATACCCCGCCTCCGGCCCGCTGAGCCAGCAGCTCAAGGACGGCGGCGTCACCGCGCCCCTCATGGGCGGCGACGGCATGTACAGCGGCGACTACATCAAGCTCAACAAGAAGGCGCAGGGCGACTACGCCTCCTCCGTCGGCAAGCCCGTCGAGGAACTGCCCTCCGCCAAGAAGTTCATCGCCGACTACAAGGCAGCCGGCTTCAAGGAGTCCTACGAGGCCTACGGCGGCTCCACCTACGACTCGACCTGGTCCATCATCCAGGCGGTCAAGAAGGTCGTCGAGGGCAATGACGGCAAGCTCCCCGACGACGCCCGCAAGCAGGTCGTCGACGCCATGAACAAGGTCACCTTCGACGGTGTCACCGGCCCCATCGCCTTCGACAAATACGGCGACACCACCAACACCATGATCACGGCCTACCAGGTCGACAAGGGCAAGTGGGCCTCCCGCTTCAGCGCCGAATTCAAGAAGTTCGACAAGAGCTGA
- a CDS encoding branched-chain amino acid ABC transporter permease: MSELPQQLANGLILGAMYGLIAIGYTMVYGIVQLINFAHGEIFMVGGFGALSVFLALPAGTSLALALPAMLLGGIAVSVLVGIAAERFAYRPLRGAPRLAPLITAIGLSIALQQAIWKWYPDGKQARVFPQFKGHAFDILGATVQRGDLFVLIAAPACMIALGFFVAKTRSGRAMQATAQDPDTAKLMGINTDRIIVLAFAIGAAFAGVAAVAYGLRTGEVQFRMGFIMGLKAFTAAVLGGIGNIYGAMLGGIVLGIAEALATAYIEEIPGMQQFGGGAWKDVWAFVLLILVLLLRPQGLLGERVADRA; this comes from the coding sequence GTGAGCGAACTGCCGCAACAGCTGGCCAACGGACTCATCCTCGGCGCGATGTACGGACTCATCGCGATCGGCTACACGATGGTCTACGGAATCGTCCAGCTCATCAACTTCGCCCACGGCGAGATATTCATGGTCGGCGGCTTCGGAGCGCTCAGCGTCTTCCTCGCTCTCCCCGCCGGCACCTCACTCGCCCTCGCCCTGCCGGCCATGCTCCTCGGCGGCATCGCGGTATCCGTCCTCGTCGGCATCGCCGCCGAACGATTCGCCTACCGCCCCCTGCGGGGCGCCCCCCGACTCGCCCCCCTCATCACCGCCATCGGCCTGTCCATCGCCCTCCAGCAAGCCATCTGGAAGTGGTACCCCGACGGCAAACAGGCCCGTGTCTTCCCCCAGTTCAAGGGCCACGCCTTCGACATCCTGGGCGCCACCGTCCAGCGCGGCGACCTCTTCGTCCTCATCGCCGCCCCCGCCTGCATGATCGCCCTCGGCTTCTTCGTCGCCAAGACCCGCAGCGGCCGCGCCATGCAGGCCACCGCGCAGGACCCCGACACCGCCAAGCTCATGGGCATCAACACGGACCGCATCATCGTCCTCGCGTTCGCCATCGGCGCCGCCTTCGCCGGCGTCGCCGCCGTCGCCTACGGCCTGCGCACCGGCGAGGTCCAGTTCCGCATGGGCTTCATCATGGGCCTCAAGGCCTTCACCGCGGCCGTGCTCGGCGGCATCGGCAACATCTACGGCGCCATGCTCGGCGGCATCGTCCTCGGCATCGCCGAAGCCCTCGCCACCGCCTACATCGAAGAGATCCCCGGTATGCAGCAATTCGGCGGCGGAGCCTGGAAGGACGTCTGGGCCTTCGTCCTCCTCATCCTCGTACTCCTGTTGAGACCACAAGGCCTCCTGGGCGAACGCGTCGCGGATCGGGCGTGA